Proteins encoded together in one Venturia canescens isolate UGA chromosome 10, ASM1945775v1, whole genome shotgun sequence window:
- the Rab21 gene encoding ras-related protein Rab-21 isoform X2: MASPPGGNNAYSFKIVLLGEGSVGKTSVALRYSEDVFNDKSISTTQAAFFKKKLNINGKRVNLAICDTAGQEKFHALGPIYYRQSNGAILVYDITQERTFQQVKSWVKELKKILGGEILLAIAGNKIDLEKDRNVTVQEAEEYAKQVGAVHFHTSAKQNRNIEEMFLDLTQRMMAYADEMEQKESLTRTNSMRRNVVIVEDEMDESRTNKSSCCGGGPSQAS; encoded by the exons ATGGCTAGTCCTCCTGGTGGTAACAATGCTTACAGTTTCAAAATCGTCCTCCTCGGTGAGGGCTCGGTCGGAAAAACTTCCGTTGCCCTTCGTTACTCGGAGGATGTCTTCAATGACAAGTCCATTTCCACGACACAG GCGgcgtttttcaagaaaaaattgaacatcAATGGCAAAAGGGTTAATCTTGCCATCTGTGACACCGCCGGCCAAGAAAAGTTCCATGCCCTCGGGCCTATTTATTATCGACAGTCCAACGGAGCTATACTGGTCTACGACATAACGCAGGAACGAACTTTTCAACAG GTCAAGAGCTGGGTGaaagaactgaaaaaaattcttggtgGAGAAATTCTTCTTGCCATAGCTGGTAATAAAATTGATCTTGAAAAAGATAGGAATGTCACTGTTCAAGAAGCCGAAGA ATACGCAAAACAAGTAGGAGCTGTGCACTTCCACACGTCGGCCAAGCAGAATCGAAACATCGAAGAGATGTTTCTGGATTTGACTCAAAGGATGATGGCCTATGCCGATGAGATGGAGCAGAAAGAATCGCTGACGCGAACTAACAGCATGCGACGTAATGTCGTTATAGTTGAGGACGAGATGGACGAGAGTCGAACGAACAAGAGTTCCTGCTGCGGGGGAGGCCCTTCTCAAGCCTCGTAA
- the LOC122417303 gene encoding SIN3-HDAC complex-associated factor yields MFSFHKPKVYRSPTGCCICKAKSSSSRFTDSKKYEDDFIECFQLEERRHGEICNACVLLVKRWKKLPSGSNRNWRHVVDARAGPGIKSLTKFKSKNKKKPKDNLEKIEKILKKKHVYLKPDRYREQSPNMSDDLAEEYLANADSKGSSRSGSPAGSDDAPVSDSKRLNNVKSTLGEDDDVALHGWIDLTYFKREVVCCGTIFKGPYGEVIIDPSLIKPCLGCRTRQRLQREARENTLLESASTSPAHSSASSSPAHSVESSSSSTGSEVTKPTGKTFSDSSSDSGYDESSNPGIAETKITKILVTASIEDRGTKVKEEKSLIKSIPVVKNVVQSKAIVLTETVRLKNDLPIKLVPVNQVDKLICKPMSLAIAQNANLTLTDCNSRPIVNPIPNNPLVDFAIHASSRQSITN; encoded by the exons ATGTTTAGTTTCCATAAACCAAAGGTTTACCGCTCGCCGACTGGCTGCTGCATCTGCAAAGCCAAATCGAGCAGCTCACGATTCACCGACAGCAAAAAATACGAGGACGACTTTATCGAATGCTTTCAATTGGAGGAACGTCGCCACGGAGAAATCTGCAATGCTTGCGTTCTTCTCGTCaagaggtggaaaaaattgccatCTGGCAGCAATCGGAATTGGCGACAC GTCGTCGATGCTCGTGCGGGTCCTGGTATCAAGTCCCTGACTaaattcaaatccaaaaacaagaaaaaaccgAAGGATaatctcgaaaaaatcgagaaaatattgaagaagaAGCACGTGTACTTGAAGCCAGATCGATATCGCGAGCAGAGCCCAAATATGAGTGATGATCTTGCCG AGGAATATTTGGCGAACGCGGACAGCAAAGGTTCGAGCAGATCGGGTAGTCCTGCAGGGAGCGACGACGCACCGGTCAGCGACAGTAAAAGGCTGAACAACGTCAAATCAACACTCGGCGAGGATGACGACGTAGCTCTTCATGGTTGGATCGACCTGACGTATTTTAaacg aGAAGTGGTCTGTTGCGGTACAATATTCAAAGGTCCTTACGGCGAGGTCATAATTGATCCATCCCTTATAAAACCGTGTTTGGGGTGTAGAACGAGACAACGATTACAACGAGAAGCGCGTGAAAATACTCTGCTCGAATCGGCTTCGACGAGCCCGGCGCATAGTTCGGCATCGTCGAGTCCTGCGCACAGCGTCGAATCGAGCTCATCTTCCACGGGTTCGGAGGTGACAAAACCAACCGGTAAAACTTTCAGTGACTCCTCCTCCGATTCGGGCTACGACGAGTCCTCAAATCCGGGAATCGCCGAGACGAAAATAACGAAGATTCTCGTAACCGCAAGTATCGAGGATCGCGGTACGAAAGTAAAGGAGGAGAAGAGCCTAATAAAGTCGATTCCGGTTGTCAAAAACGTCGTACAATCCAAGGCAATCGTGCTCACGGAGACTGTAAGATTGAAAAACGACTTACCCATTAAATTAGTGCCCGTTAATCAAGTCGATAAGTTAATATGCAAACCTATGAGTCTGGCTATTGCGCAAAACGCAAACTTAACTTTAACCGATTGCAATTCGAGGCCAATCGTCAATCCGATACCCAATAATCCGCTCGTCGATTTTGCTATCCATGCCTCCTCCAGGCAATCCATCACCAATTGA
- the Rab21 gene encoding ras-related protein Rab-21 isoform X1 yields the protein MICAWKIVTGVVLNFDRLVNDSHNREGGVMRCSRGGREFNADWRERIARLLESNDKLVCCTSHRKDSFKIVLLGEGSVGKTSVALRYSEDVFNDKSISTTQAAFFKKKLNINGKRVNLAICDTAGQEKFHALGPIYYRQSNGAILVYDITQERTFQQVKSWVKELKKILGGEILLAIAGNKIDLEKDRNVTVQEAEEYAKQVGAVHFHTSAKQNRNIEEMFLDLTQRMMAYADEMEQKESLTRTNSMRRNVVIVEDEMDESRTNKSSCCGGGPSQAS from the exons ATGATTTGCGCATGGAAAATCGTGACCGGCGTCGTTCTGAATTTTGACAGACTAGTCAACGACAGCCACAATCGCGAAGGGGGAGTAATGCGTTGCAGCAGGGGAGGGAGAGAGTTCAACGCCGATTGGCGCGAGCGGATTGCTCGACTGCTCGAGTCAAACGATAAGCTCGTGTGTTGCACGAGCCATCGGAAAGACAG TTTCAAAATCGTCCTCCTCGGTGAGGGCTCGGTCGGAAAAACTTCCGTTGCCCTTCGTTACTCGGAGGATGTCTTCAATGACAAGTCCATTTCCACGACACAG GCGgcgtttttcaagaaaaaattgaacatcAATGGCAAAAGGGTTAATCTTGCCATCTGTGACACCGCCGGCCAAGAAAAGTTCCATGCCCTCGGGCCTATTTATTATCGACAGTCCAACGGAGCTATACTGGTCTACGACATAACGCAGGAACGAACTTTTCAACAG GTCAAGAGCTGGGTGaaagaactgaaaaaaattcttggtgGAGAAATTCTTCTTGCCATAGCTGGTAATAAAATTGATCTTGAAAAAGATAGGAATGTCACTGTTCAAGAAGCCGAAGA ATACGCAAAACAAGTAGGAGCTGTGCACTTCCACACGTCGGCCAAGCAGAATCGAAACATCGAAGAGATGTTTCTGGATTTGACTCAAAGGATGATGGCCTATGCCGATGAGATGGAGCAGAAAGAATCGCTGACGCGAACTAACAGCATGCGACGTAATGTCGTTATAGTTGAGGACGAGATGGACGAGAGTCGAACGAACAAGAGTTCCTGCTGCGGGGGAGGCCCTTCTCAAGCCTCGTAA